The genomic interval CTGAAGCAGAAACGGCAGAAATAACAGAGAACATAATCAGTTTAACAACAAAAGCATTAGATAATTCTAGAAAAATAGCGCATAATTTGTTGCCTCCAGTTTTTGAGAAATTTGGATTAAACGCGGGAATAGAAGAGCTTTGCGAAGAATTTGAAACCAGTAAATCGGTTAAAACGCATTATAAAAATGATATCGATTTTGATGAGAAAGATATCGACAGACATTTGCATGTTTTTAGAATTTTGCAAGAGCTGATGAATAACTCTCTTAGACACGGAAAAGCAACAGAAGTTTGGATTTCTTTTACTGAAAAAGATGGCGTAAATACATGTAATTATGAAGACAATGGAATTGGTTTTGATAGCGCGAATGCAGAGAACCAGAAAGGTCTTGGAATGAAAAATATTGACAGCCGTATATCGTTTTTGGAGGGAACTATCAAAATTACTTCAGAAATTGATAATGGAATTGCGGTTAATTTTACCTTTTAATTGAGGTCAAGTGATTTTTAACAAGTGTTTAGTCAATAAAATAAGCTGATCCGGTATTTTGTAATCCATAATTTCGTAAATTCGGCAGACCAAAACAAACGACCAAAATCAAATAAGATGAATCCCGCTATTAAAATTGCTCTAGTCGATGATGAAATTTTGTTTCGAAAAGGAATCTCTTTTTTACTGCAAAGAGAAGAAAATATAGATGTTCTCTTCGAATCTTCAAATGGTGAAGAACTTATTACTCAGCTTAGTAATAATGAAATAAAACCCGATATAATAATTATGGATTTGAAGATGCCTGTTTTAAATGGTGTCGAGGCCACAAAAATTATTAGAAAATCATTTCCAGAGATAAAGATTATTGCATTGACAAGTTATGATACGAAGTCATTTGTAGCCAATATGATTCAGGTTGGCGCTGTAGCGTATCTTATAAAAAATACTACTCCAAAAGATTTGGTGCTTACTATCAATGAAGTTGCTGCTAAAGGTTTTTATTATAACGATAATGTTCTAAAAACAATTCAGGAAACCATAGTTTCTCCAAAAAACTCAAGAGGCGGATTAGAAACTAACTTTCTTTCGCCTAGAGAAATTGAAATTCTTCAATTAATCTGCCAGCAGAAAACAACTGCTGAAATTGCAGAACAGCTTTTTTTAAGTCCTAGAACTATTGAAGGGCACAGAAATAATCTTCTGCTTAAAACAGAATCACGCAATATTGCTGGTTTAGTTGTCTATGCCATTCAAAATGAACTAGCCGATTTAACAATCTAATTTTTTTATGCTGTCAAAAATTGAATTGACAATACATAATAAACTATAATTGTTAATACTAAAACGCATAAACCTATTTTCTGAATTAAATTCATACCCTTATCTTGATTGTTACTATCATTAAACTTCATGGTGGTTGTTTTTTTACATTGATTAGTTTGATGACCTGGGATAGCAAATTTATATAGAATATTTAATGGCACTATAGGTGTTTTTACCTGTTTTTTCAAGTATTGTAAATCAGGTATTTACCCCTGTTTTTATATTTAACATTCTATTATGCCAGAAAAGATTCCTGCAATTCTTTTTTTAGATTCTTCCTTTATATCTTTACTAAAATATTTTTTCGGATGAATAAGAGTTTATTCTACATTTTTATACTTTTAATTACATTTAATGTTCGTGCATCGTTTATTTTACTTCCGATGGACGAAACAACACAACAGAACCACCTAAAAGCATATGGTATAACTTATTGGTGTTTAAGTCGTGATTATAAAGCGAGCTGGCTTTTAAATTATAGAGGAGGTTCTTTCTTGCTTCCTGATGCTGAAGAAATTAGAAAAGAATGTAAGATACGAGGTGTTAGTTTTGAGGTTATTTCTGATAGCGAACAAGCCGAAATTCTAAATGAAATTTCAAGCCCTTCGCAGAATATGGAATCGGTAATTTTAGAAAAAGCTCCTAAAATTGCTGTTTATACACCAAAAGGAAAACAGCCTTGGGACGATGCTGTAACTTTGGTTTTAACTTATGCTGAAATTCCATTTACCCCAATTTACGATGAAGAAGTTTTAAGCGACCAGTTACTTATGTACGATTGGCTGCATTTGCATCATGAAGATTTTACAGGACAATACGGAAAATTCTATGCAGCGTATAAAAATACACCTTGGTACATTGATCAAAAAAGAGATTCAGAAGCATTGGCTTCAAAATTGGGATATGCTAAAGTTTCTCAAGAAAAAGGAGCTGTAGCAAAAAAAATTAGAGATTTTGTAGTTGGCGGCGGTTTTATGTTTGCAATGTGTTCTGCGACAGATAGCTTTGATATAGCGCTTTCTGCTGATGGTGTTGACATCTGCGAAACAATGTTTGATGGAGATCCTAGTGAATCTAATTATCAGTCAAAATTGAATTTTAATAACTCTTTTGCATTTAAAAACTTTACATTAGAAAGAAGGCCAGAAGTCTATGAATTTTCTGATATCGATATGACGACTAAAAGACGTGTCGCGATGGAAAAAGATTATTTTACATTAATGGAATTTTCTGCAAAATGGGATCCAATTCCAAGTATGCTTTGCCAAAATCATACGCAATTGGTAAAAGGTTTTATGGGACAAACTACGTCATTTGATACGGCACTGATAAAATCTAATGTTCTGATTATGGGATCTTGCGAATTAAATGGTGAATCACGATATATTCATGGAGAAAAAGGAAAAGGAATGTTTACTTTTTTTGGAGGACATGATCCTGAAGATTTTCAGCACCAAGTTGGAGATCCGCCAACTGTTTTAGATTTACATCCAAATTCACCAGGTTATCGATTGATTTTGAATAATGTTTTATTTCCAGCAGCTAGAAAAAAGAAGCTTAAAACTTAGATTAATTTAAAGAGAATTCGAACCAGATTGGAATATGGTCTGAGATTTTTCGAGCTTCCTGAAGTGAATCAAAATCTTCGTAAAATTTAAGTACGCCAGAATTATGAACTTTTAGATTAGAAATTTTGTAAAATATATTGTCAAATTCAGATGCAAGACAAATATTGTTTTTGCATTTTTGTTTTAAAGTAGTTTTTTGATTTTTCAAAACAGGTGCAAAACCCATTTTTTTAAGCGGATTAAAAACAGTATGTTTTTCAGGACAATTAAAATCTCCTAAAAAAATTAAGTTTAAATCTGGATATTCAGCAGGGAAAAACTTAAAATATTTGATTTCAGTTTCAGGTTGTTTGCTTTTCGTAATAGCATGAAAATTGACCAGTGTAATACTCTTTTTATTGATCTCAAAGGTTGCCAAATAAGGCTCTCGATCAATTTCTAAATTGTATTTTTTTTCCAGCCAAGGTTTGTTTTTTAATTTGACTTTACTTGTTTTCCAAATAAAGGCGTAGCGTTCAGTCTTGTAACTGCTGCTTGTAGTAGGATCGCTAATTTTGTAATCCCAGTTAAAACCTTTTTCATTTAATATTTGCGCAAGTTTAGCAACAGATTGAGCTCCGCCGTCACCAGCGACAACTTCTTGTATTGCAATTATATCATAATCCGAGGATTTTTTAGCAATATAATCTAAAGTAGCGGCAGATTTCGATTTACCAAAATTTTGCAAATTCCAAGATAAAACTTTGGTTTGTGCAAAAGATAAAAATGTAATTAATAGAAAAAGAATGCTTAGAACGTTTTTCATGCAATATTTTAAAAAAATCAAATATAGGCAATTTTCGTTCCAGCAATTTCAGTATAAATAGAATTAATTAATGCTTTTTATATCTGTTTTTTAAGGCAGTTCCGATAATTATAATTTGTAAAACTAATAGTGCTGGAATAAAAATTATTTTCCAATCTATCTCAAGCCAGCCCGTTTTTTCTGATACAAAAGCAAAACTGATAGATAAAAAAAGACAAAGAAGCATTGTTTTCATAATTATTTTATTTTGGGTTGTGTTAATTTTCGACAAAAACATTGCCGTTTTAGTTTTTGGTCTCATTAGTAGGTTAATAGATTTGATCAAAATTAAAATTATTGAATGGCAATTCCTTACGGAAACCCGTAAGGAATGTTATTATACTAGTCCAAAATCTTTCGCAATGGCAATTAAATGGACATTATTATTGGCCTTGAAATATATTTTTAACTTATTAATTCTTTTTTCGATACTGCTTGTTCCGTTTGGGGTAATTGATAAATTTTTGAATTCTTTTGAAATGCTTTCTAAAATATATCCTTGCGACAAAAGTTTCAAGATTGAAATGTCATAAGATTCTATTTCAATTAAAGTTTTATCATTAAATGAAAAAGATAAATCTGAAGAAAGTATTTTTTCTTCATTATTAAATGTTGATTCAATTGCATTCTTTAATTCTGTAATGCTATTTCTTCCTTTAGAAACATATGCATTAATACCCAAATCATTAAATAGAGATTTAATGCGGTAACTTTTATCTTCGATAGAAAAAACAATCTTTTTTAAATCAGGTTGCACTTTGTTTACAGCCTCAATAAGCTCATCTCCACATGTAAGATTAGCTTTTCTATGATCTTGTTTGAATGATAAATCTGTAATTAATAAATCGTAAGGCTCATTTTCGAGTGCTGCTTTCTTTATTTTGAGCAAACCTTCGTCGCAGTATTTTACATGGTGTATTACTGGAACTTTTAAGTCTTCTAGTACTTGTACCACTGCAATACTTATACTGTCTAAATCTTCTGCAACTAAAACTTTCTTAAACATATTATTGTCTTATAATGGGAATGTGAAACTTATTTTAAAACCACTCTCTTGATTTGATTCAAAATTAAGAGTTCCTTTAATTGTTTTAATACGGTTTTCCACATTTTGTAGTCTTTTTTTTAAATTGATAGATTCTTCCTTGATTTCTGTGCTGTTGCCAATGTAGATTATCTGAATATTTTTTTGATCTTTTTTAAAACTAATACTTACTAAAGAGGCATTATTGTTCTTTTTAACGTTTTCAAACAATTCTTGAATGATTCTAAAAACTGTAATTTTTTTAATTCTATCTATTTTTGACCACGAAATGCTGTTTATACCATTTATAATGATGTTTAAATTACTATTCGCATAATCAGAAATCATTTCTTTTAAGCCCGGTAAATAATTTTCATCGGTTAGGATAACACTATTTTCTTTAGAAATCTTTCGAGTTTTGACATAAATATGATCTAAACCATTTAATATTTCTTCTTTGTTTCCTGATGTTTCGATGTCGGAATTTTGAATTTTAGAAAACAATTTAAAAACCTCATTGGTTAATTCGGTATGGAGTTTTTGAGAAATTCGCAATTCACTCCTAAAAGCAACATGATTTTTTTCTCTTTTTCCTTTTGCAGTGATATGAAAAACTATAAAAACTAAACCAAAAACGCTTAGAAATATGATAAAGTATAATATGTAACTCCTGCTTTTTTGTCTTTCTAATTGTAATTCATTTTCAGCTTTTTGCTTTTTGAGTTCTAAATTTTCGTCTCTGTCTTTTTTGAAATTGTATCTTATATTAGCAAATTGATTCTTTTCTATTAATTTTGTTTTAGCAATACTATCTGTAAATTTGATGTAAAGATTACAGTATTTTTTTAGATCATTTCCGGTGCTTGTTTGTATTAAGCACAGCATGGCGTATCTTTTTTGGCTATAAGTATTTACATCACAGGCAAGTTTATATGCTGTTTCTGCGTATTTTTTAGCTAAGCGTGGATTTTTGTCATAATAATAGTCAGAGAGATTGGAATAACTGTCGGGTAATTTTTGTCGATCATTTGTTTCAAGTCTAATTTTTAACGCTTCGTTGAAATAATCTATAGTTTTTGGATCACGCAATTCAAAACTAGAAATACCGATATTGCTTATCATTATACCATAATCCATTAATTCAAAACTTTCTAAAGTTTTTGCTTTCTTTTTATCGCCATAATAGCCACTGGTTGTTATCTTTTTATAAATTTCAATCGCTTTTTTGTGTTTCCCCTGATGCATATAAACATTCGCTATATTAGCCAATGCATTTGCTTCTCTTCTTGGGCTTGCGTTTAGTGCGTATGCTTTTTTTGCATAAATTAAAGCGTTATCATAATCTTTTGTTGCTAAATAATTGTCTGCGAATATTTTATAAGTCTCCCAAGCAAATCTTGGTTTTTTTAAATATTTTAGGTGAGGTAATATTTTTGTAGCTGTGATTTCGCTTTTAAGATAATTACCTTCAAATTGTTGAATAAGTGCGATTGAAACTAATGCATCGACATAATCGATTCTGTTTTTTTCTGGATCAGAAAGCTGTATTATTTTTTGGTAGTTTTTATAAGCTTTTCCATATTCATTTTTATCAAAATCAGCATCTGCGATGGCTGTTAACCTTTTTATTTCGGCTGTATTATCAATTTTTATGGCACTTTTTTCCTTCTTCTTTTCACAAGATGTGATAAAAAGGAGTATAGAAAGAAGTGAAATTTTAATAATAAGTGAAATTTTCATTTGATTTTACATCGGTAGTTTAATAAAAACTTTGAAACTGTTGTCTAAAGAGTGAATATCTATTTGTCCGTTGACTGATTTAATTCGATTTTCTATATTTTGTAAGCCTTTTTTTAAAGGTGTATTGCTATTTTTTATCCCATTTCCATTATCAATATAAACAAGATCTAAATTTTTATGTTGAGATTTTAGAGTGATACTCACCAAATTTGCAGTATTATGAGTTTTCATATTCAGCAAAAGTTCCTGTAAAATTCTAAATAGAACTATTTTTTTATTCTTATTTATAGTATCCCAAGAAATATTATCAAAACCATTAAGTAAAATATTTACATCGCGTGTTTGGTATTCTGAAATCATCTCTTTTAAAGAAGAAAGATATTTTTCATCTGTCAAAATTTTGCTGTTTTCTTTAGAAATATTTCTTGTCTTTGTATAGATCTCATTAAGGTTTGAAATCAATTTTTCTTTATTATCTGCATTTTCCAAATCATTATTTTTTGCAAAAAGAAAAGTTTGATAAACATTTTTTGAAAGTTCCTCTTGTAGTTTATTTGAAATTCGAATTTCACTTTTAAAAATAATCTCGTTTTTCTCTCTTTTAACTTTTAAGCGGATATGAAAAATCAGAAAAAACAACGCAAATAAGCTGACAAAAATGACGATATACAAAATTTTACTTCTGTTTTTATGTCTTGCTAATTGTAATTCGTTTTCTGCTTTTTCTTTTTTTAGATGTAGATTTTCTTCTTTATCTTTTTGCGAATCATATATTTTAGTCGCAAATTGATTTTTTGCTTTTCTCTTACTTATAATTATGCTGTCGGTAAGTTTGATGTAAAGATTTATATATTTTTTTAAGTTTTTGTCTTCTTCCGCTTCTATTAATTCTGCTAGAGCATTTAATTCGTATGACTTTGCTTTGCTTGCCGCAAAATATCCTTTCTGTGCATAAAACTTTTTGAGTTTAGGATTGTTGTATTTTTTATAGTACAAATAAAGGGAATGATAATTACCGACAACAAAAGATTCATCATTCGCCTTCAGATTTATATTTAAGCTTTTAGTGAGATTATCTAAAGCTTCTTTGGGTTTGTCAGTTCTCAGGTAGCAAAGTCCTAGATCGTATAATACAAATGCGTGTTGATACTCAGTGTTTAAAGAATCGGTTTTGTCTTCTGTTTTTTTCTTCGCTAGCTCTTCTAGCAGATTTATTGCCTTTGAGTATTTTTTTTGTTGCAGATAAATAAACGCGATATCGCATTTTATTTGTGCTTTTCTAAATTGAGAGATAGCCGTTTCTAATGCCTTTTGATGATATATTAAAGCATTGTCATAATCGTACATGCCATAATAATTATCAGCTATTAACTTGTAAATCATCTGAGAAAATCGAGGTCTCGAAGTGTATTTTAAATACGGAAGTGCTTTCGAAACAATACTTTCACTTGTGTAATAATCTTCGATTCTATTATAAATATTTGCTTTCTGTCTTAAAATATAAACGTATTGATTGGCATAATCTTTTTTAGGAACACAAAGCGAAAGTGCCTTGTTAAAACAAAAAACAGCACTATCGTCCTGAAAAGAATTGCTTAATTTTTCGCCTTTTTTTACCCATTGATATATTTCAGCCGTGTTTTCTGTCTTTTTAGAATAGACCTGTTTTTTCTTTTCGCAAGAGGCGATAAGAAAAAGTAAAGTCATTAAAAGGAACAAAATTTTGGTTAAAGGGGAAATTTTCATTTGGGATTTTGAAAAGTAATTCTGTGATTATATAGGAAGTTTGATAAATACTTTAAATCCTTCATTTGGATTAGAAGTAATATCTATCGATCCTTTTATTTTATGAATTCGATGTTCTACATTATAAAGACCATTTTTAAATATAATTTTTTCGGTATTAATACCTTTTCCGTTATCAGTATAATTAACTAAAATGTTTTTTTCGGTTTGTTTAAAACTAATTCCAACCACTGAAGCTTCGCTGTATTTGCGCATGTTAACTAGCAGTTCTTGTAAAACTCTGTAAATAGTAATCTTTTTATGTTTATTTACTTTGTCCCACGAAATGCTGTCAAGTCCGTTTAAAATTAAATTAATGTTTAGTGTACTGAAACCAGAAATCATTTCTTTTAAAGAAGGAATATAATTTTGATCTGTTATAATTGTACAGCTTTCTTTCGAAATATCTCTAGTTCGAGAGTAAATTGCATCCAAATTATTTAATAATTGTTCTTTGTTTTCGGTAATTGACAAATTTCTGTTTTCAGCAAAAGCCATTGTGTGATAAATGTCGTTCGCTAATTCGTCGTGCAATTTTTTAGAAATTCTAGTTTCGCTATTATACTCAGCTTCTATTTTTTCTCGGTTTGCTTTAGAAGTCAAATAATAATATAAAATTAAAATCAAGCATAGACTAATAACAATAATAATGTAAGAAATGATATTTCTGTTTTTTTGTCTTTCAAGTTTTAATTCATTCTCGGCTTTATAAGTTTTTAATCTTAGATTTTCCTCTTTTTCTCGTTTAGAATCGTATTTTATTCTAGCGAATTGATTTTTAGCTTTTTGAGTAATTTCAAATGTACTATCAATCAAGTTGATGTAAATATCGGAGTTCGTTTTAAGTTCGGTGCCAGAACTATTTTTAATTATCATTTTTAAAGTAGATAATCGTCCTTCAGTATGATTTATTTTGTTGAATTCTTTATAACTCAAAATCATATATTTTTTTGCAAGAGAAGGATTTTTGAGTTCATGCAATTCTGCAAGATGAATATAACTTTCTCCCATTCCAAAAGGACTTTTTAGTTTTTTTCTAACCTCTAGACCTCTCGTCATATAATCCAAAGCGATTTCGTAGTTATCCATATGTTGATAACACCTTCCAATGTTATCCAATAAAGCACCATAAAATTCTTGATCCTTAATAACTTCTTCTTTATTTTCTAACGGAAGTAATAGATTTAGCGCTTCTGTAAATTTTTTACTTTGAATTAATGTAACAGCAATATTATTTTTTGAAGCTAATTTTTTCCATGGTTTTACATTTAATTTCAATGCTTTTTGATGGTATAAAAGAGCATTTTTATAATCAAATGTATTTGAGTAATTAAGTCCTAATGTAGTATATAGATTCCAACTATGCAGTTGGTTTTTGACCAATTTGGTGTAGGGAAGTGCTTTGGTAATCGTGGCTTCACTTCCGGCATAATCTCCATGCGTTTCTTGGATAATAGCCATTTGGTTTAGAGAACTTATATAATTTTCAGCATCTTTTGAAGGCGAACATATAGTTGTAGCTTCATTATAGTAGTAAAAAGCACTGTCAAATTTATTTTTATAGAATAAAGTATCTGCAATAGCTATGAGTCTAGTAATTTCAGTTTTGTTGGTAGTCTTTATTTCTGAAATATTTTTCTTCTTCTGACAAGAGAAAAGTACTAAAAATGTGACTAGTAGGTAAAAGGAAAATGGTATTCTTTTTGGTATCATGCGCCAAAAATAAATATTTCCAGAAATCTCAAAAGAGTATAAATACGGTATTTTCAATTATTTTTAAAACAAGATTTTTTTGGTTCTCATTTATAGATAAATACAAAAAGCCCTTTGTAAATAAGGGCTTTAGAGTATTATGAAGTTGTAAAATTTATCCTTATAAAATTATACGGCTCTCAATCCGGTTGTTATTGCAAGTCTATTCCAAGAGTTAATTGTAATAATAGCAAGAATGATTTCAGCAAGATATTTTTCGTCAAATAACTGTGCTGCATTTTGATAAACTTCATCAGAAACATGATTTCCAATTAAGGTAACTTGTTCGGTCAAAGCTAATATTGCTTTTTCTTCTTCAGTATATACATCAGCTTCTCGCCACGCGCTTATTAAGTAGATTCTTTGTTCAGAAATACCATGTTTTCTGGCATCTGCAGTATGCATATTGATGCAAAATGCACAACCATTAATTTGTGAAGCGCGGATTTTGATCAATTCTTTATGAACAGGAGTTAATGAAGTGGTAGAAATATATTTTTCTAAATTCATTAAAGCTTGATATGCTTCTGGGGCAACATTCGGGATAACAATTCTTGATTTCATTTTTATGTGTTTTAAAAGTTCATTACAAAGGTCAGTAATCAATACTTCTAAAAACTTGAACTACTTCAAGAAATACAAATTAGACTTTTCCGGCTCTTATTTTGCTCATAAATTCTGCAGAAAAATCCAAATAAGAGGCAAGCATATATTGCGGAACACGTTGTACAAAGTCGGGCTGTTGGTTTTTAAAATGGTTGTATCGTTCTTCAGCCGACATTGTAAACAAAAACTTAATTCTCATTTGAGCAGCGCCAAATGCTTTTTGAGCAACAATTCTAAAATATTTTTCTAGACTTGGAATTTGAATTAATATGGATTCTAAAACCGATTTTTCTATAGCAATTACCTCAGTTGTCTCGACGGCTTGAATATAGAAATGAGAAGGAGTATGGTTGTGATAACTTAAATAATCGGTTATCCACCAATTTTCTACACCAAATTGAAGAGTTTGTTCTGTTCCTCTCGAATTAATAATGTATTGCCGCATGCATCCTTTTATGATAAAATACATTGTATTGCAGACTTGACCTTCTTGTAAAACATGATCTTTCTTTTTTATTTGTGAAGTGCTTAAGCAAGATTCCAACAAATCAATTTCTGAAGGTTCAAGATGAATGAATTTTTGAATATGATTAAGAATTTCGTTATGCATAAGAAAGTTTTGTTTCTGTAAATTTACTTTAATTATTTAATTGAAACTATAAGAGGTTATGATATCATTCTTATAAAAAATAAAAAACCATCTCGTTTGAACGAGATGGTTTCTTTATAATAAGTAAGTAATATTAAATTGAGTTTATAAAACGTTTATTTTACTTTATTAAGAATAGCTTTGAAAGCTTCTGGGTGGTTCATAGCTAAATCTGCAAGAACTTTACGGTTCAATTCGATTCCGTTAGCTTTAACTTTCCCCATGAATTGAGAATAAGACATTCCTTCTAATCTAGCTCCAGCGTTAATACGTTGAATCCATAATGAACGGAAATTTCTTTTGTTTTGTTTTCTATCGCGGTAAGCGTAGCTCATCGCTTTCTCTACTGCATTCTTAGCAACTGTCCAAACGTTTTTACGTCTTCCAAAGAAACCTTTGGCTTGCTTCATTATTTTTTTTCTTCTTGCTCTTTTAGCAACTGAATTTACCGATCTTGGCATAATTTTAATGTGTTTTTGTAGCAGGCGTCCTGAATTGAATCAAAGGAACTTCAAAGCCATACTCCAAGGTTATATAAATAATTTTTTAACCTAAAGAAAATCCTTAGTCTAATGTCTTAAAGTCTAATGTCTAAAGCCAGATACTGACTTTTAAACTTTATGACTTTCTAACTTTTGACTTATAATTAGATAATTCTTAATTGTTGTTTGATGCTTTTCATATCTGTTTTGTGAACTAGCGCTGAGTGTGTCAAAGCTAATTTACGTTTTTTAGATTTTTTAGTCAAGATGTGACTTTTAAAAGCATGCTTTCTTTTAATCTTTCCAGAGCCAGTA from Flavobacterium sp. YJ01 carries:
- a CDS encoding Crp/Fnr family transcriptional regulator produces the protein MHNEILNHIQKFIHLEPSEIDLLESCLSTSQIKKKDHVLQEGQVCNTMYFIIKGCMRQYIINSRGTEQTLQFGVENWWITDYLSYHNHTPSHFYIQAVETTEVIAIEKSVLESILIQIPSLEKYFRIVAQKAFGAAQMRIKFLFTMSAEERYNHFKNQQPDFVQRVPQYMLASYLDFSAEFMSKIRAGKV
- the rpmI gene encoding 50S ribosomal protein L35, with the protein product MPKMKTKSSAKKRFKVTGSGKIKRKHAFKSHILTKKSKKRKLALTHSALVHKTDMKSIKQQLRII
- the rplT gene encoding 50S ribosomal protein L20: MPRSVNSVAKRARRKKIMKQAKGFFGRRKNVWTVAKNAVEKAMSYAYRDRKQNKRNFRSLWIQRINAGARLEGMSYSQFMGKVKANGIELNRKVLADLAMNHPEAFKAILNKVK